Proteins encoded by one window of Roseibium sp. Sym1:
- a CDS encoding sensor histidine kinase, with protein MKAVIAYILVCLSVLFLAPSASAQAPAALQLDPDVPVANADRAMWFAADSGQTLQSLKRRFQDGELSQDFAAVGAQVVPYQAIWGLVSILAPGSGGDGKETSRVLVSRIHGLIVLDVFLLRSDGRVEQLLAHDIRMPFSPKDYSINLLRSAPADLEPGEAAVLAVRMVHGAIEEVDFSLESPSEHASIAFSEGLKLVAFYAFLGACLVFFIVFSLALGSDVEFSYALLLLLGLAFVAYLDNFPFRWLYPESPGLHLPFGLVLLLVLVAQGFFTAGLSLKRYASGPSHQRLFFVACAITLACISLVFLLPAEIVAPVTYLMMVAMLAAQVYCVFRWDAFEGARRRVVRWVMFVTIVGFSLSVLLAIARTGVGEISIPWLIKGVYTTLAFGIMAGLSTGLIELRREHAEALAREIEAVRKEAAIARDLLKAEQDYSRARDLADRRRLQLASMSHDIKQPLSALRLTVEAMTRDDPTATRARLEEAFDYIEDLTLGHLEETRAEAEQGSLQDAEAVGEPDTDPYEVSLILDTVDQMFSAEARSKGLDLRIVNSSAQVLIQPLVLMRIVSNLVSNAIKYTGSGRVLTGVRRRGDCIVLQVIDTGPGMSAAELTRYRQAWQSGTDSEGHGLGLAICAELAAKHGLVLDAWSEPGRGTVFSLSIPVSPGARDLVMSQG; from the coding sequence GTGAAAGCAGTCATAGCATATATCCTTGTCTGCTTGAGCGTTCTTTTCCTCGCTCCCTCCGCATCCGCGCAAGCGCCGGCCGCGCTGCAACTCGATCCGGATGTTCCGGTTGCCAATGCCGACCGGGCCATGTGGTTCGCCGCCGACAGCGGACAGACGCTGCAAAGCCTGAAACGCCGGTTTCAGGACGGCGAGCTGTCGCAGGATTTTGCCGCGGTCGGAGCGCAGGTCGTGCCTTACCAGGCGATCTGGGGGCTGGTCTCCATTCTGGCGCCCGGGTCAGGTGGCGACGGAAAGGAAACAAGCCGGGTGCTGGTCTCCCGTATCCATGGCCTGATCGTCCTGGATGTCTTCCTGTTGCGCTCGGATGGCCGCGTCGAACAGCTCCTTGCCCACGATATTCGCATGCCGTTTTCGCCAAAGGACTACAGTATCAACCTGTTGCGCAGTGCGCCCGCGGATCTTGAACCGGGCGAAGCTGCGGTTCTTGCGGTGCGCATGGTCCACGGGGCGATCGAAGAGGTCGATTTCAGCCTTGAGAGCCCGAGCGAGCACGCTTCGATTGCCTTCTCGGAAGGTCTGAAACTCGTCGCCTTTTACGCGTTCCTCGGCGCATGCCTTGTGTTTTTCATTGTTTTCAGCCTGGCGCTCGGCAGCGATGTTGAATTTTCCTATGCGTTGTTGTTGCTGCTTGGTCTCGCCTTTGTCGCTTATCTGGACAATTTCCCGTTTCGTTGGCTCTATCCCGAGTCTCCCGGCCTGCACCTGCCTTTTGGCCTTGTCCTGTTGCTGGTGCTCGTCGCACAGGGGTTTTTCACCGCGGGCCTGTCGCTCAAGCGCTACGCCAGCGGTCCCAGCCATCAACGGCTGTTCTTCGTGGCCTGCGCCATCACGCTTGCCTGCATCAGCCTGGTGTTTCTGTTGCCCGCCGAGATTGTCGCGCCCGTGACCTATCTCATGATGGTCGCGATGTTGGCAGCCCAGGTGTATTGCGTCTTCCGGTGGGATGCCTTCGAGGGCGCGCGCAGGCGGGTCGTTCGCTGGGTCATGTTTGTAACGATCGTTGGTTTCTCGCTGTCGGTTCTGCTGGCGATAGCCAGAACGGGCGTCGGCGAGATTTCGATACCCTGGCTGATCAAGGGCGTTTACACAACGCTTGCCTTCGGGATCATGGCCGGCCTTTCCACCGGTCTGATCGAACTGCGCCGCGAGCATGCCGAAGCGCTGGCGCGCGAGATCGAGGCGGTTCGCAAGGAAGCAGCGATTGCGCGCGATCTTCTGAAGGCGGAACAGGACTATTCCCGGGCACGGGATCTTGCCGACAGGCGCCGGCTTCAGCTTGCTTCGATGTCGCACGATATCAAGCAGCCGCTGAGCGCCTTGCGCCTGACGGTGGAGGCCATGACCCGAGACGATCCGACAGCCACGCGGGCACGCCTTGAAGAGGCATTCGACTACATAGAGGACCTGACGCTTGGCCATCTTGAAGAAACACGTGCGGAAGCGGAGCAGGGAAGCCTGCAAGATGCAGAAGCAGTAGGGGAACCGGACACTGATCCATATGAGGTGTCGTTGATCCTCGACACGGTCGACCAGATGTTCAGCGCCGAAGCGCGCTCGAAAGGACTGGACCTGAGGATTGTCAATTCTAGTGCTCAGGTCCTCATCCAGCCCCTGGTGCTGATGCGAATTGTCTCAAACCTGGTTTCCAACGCGATCAAATACACAGGCTCGGGCAGGGTTCTGACCGGCGTGAGGCGGCGCGGCGACTGTATTGTTCTGCAGGTCATCGATACGGGGCCTGGCATGAGCGCGGCGGAATTGACCCGCTATCGGCAGGCCTGGCAATCAGGCACGGACAGTGAAGGCCACGGACTGGGGCTGGCGATTTGCGCAGAGCTCGCCGCGAAGCACGGTCTGGTCCTCGATGCCTGGTCGGAGCCGGGGCGCGGAACCGTCTTTTCCCTTTCCATTCCAGTTTCGCCCGGTGCCAGGGACCTGGTGATGTCGCAGGGCTGA
- a CDS encoding LuxR C-terminal-related transcriptional regulator, giving the protein MALETPGTVEPDGIEVVAEASDGLQAISALRQHRPSLLLLDVQMPLAGGLEVLIEARRWSPDTKVVILTGVSSVGKIGELVSSGVDGLFSKSEDHDELISRLPNILRGQRHIAGRFQALLRDAPEVPALSDRERQTLNLIVSGRSNREIGETLGISAKTVDRHRTSLMKKLDVHSVAQLIAYALREGLIDPSTEL; this is encoded by the coding sequence GTGGCTTTGGAAACACCCGGAACCGTTGAGCCGGACGGCATCGAAGTGGTCGCGGAAGCAAGCGACGGCCTTCAGGCGATTTCCGCCCTCCGCCAGCACAGGCCTTCCCTCCTTCTTCTCGATGTCCAGATGCCGCTTGCCGGCGGACTGGAAGTCCTCATTGAAGCGCGGCGCTGGTCGCCGGACACAAAGGTTGTGATTCTCACCGGCGTTTCTTCGGTCGGCAAGATCGGCGAACTGGTCTCAAGCGGCGTCGACGGACTTTTTTCCAAGAGTGAGGATCATGACGAGCTCATCTCGAGGCTGCCCAATATCCTGCGGGGACAGCGGCACATTGCCGGAAGGTTCCAGGCACTGCTGCGGGACGCGCCGGAGGTGCCGGCCCTGTCGGATCGCGAACGCCAGACCCTCAACCTGATTGTCTCCGGCCGCTCGAACCGGGAGATCGGCGAAACGCTCGGCATCAGTGCCAAGACCGTCGACCGGCATCGTACAAGCCTGATGAAAAAGCTCGACGTGCATTCGGTCGCGCAGCTGATTGCCTATGCGCTGCGCGAAGGGTTGATCGACCCTTCAACAGAGCTCTGA
- a CDS encoding TRAP transporter substrate-binding protein translates to MKRRDFLKAGAVAAPASLLAAPAIAQGKIEWKLPTSFPAKAPGVGTNVTTFAERVAAMSDGQLTFKVFSGGELVPPFGVEDAVEQGTAEIGHSTPYYAASKNSALHFFSAVPFGMTAVETTAWLRYGGGQELWDGIYAERGLKPFYSGSSGVQAAGWFKNPVQSLNDLAGLNMRIAGLGGEAMRKLGVNAVLLPPPEIFPAFQSGAIDAAEWVGPMLDQAFGLQKVAKYCYVPAFHEPSAALEIVVNKEAYDSLPANLQAIIANAAEAASVETTAQFDYYNAVAMKKLKDEGVTFAAFPDDVIEALKPAVAEVMSENAAANPKFEEVQKSYDAFLDLAKDYAIQVKAATFTQRL, encoded by the coding sequence ATGAAAAGACGTGATTTCCTGAAGGCGGGCGCGGTCGCCGCACCGGCCAGCCTCCTGGCTGCACCCGCGATTGCCCAGGGCAAGATCGAATGGAAACTGCCCACCTCCTTCCCGGCAAAGGCGCCGGGTGTCGGCACCAACGTGACCACGTTTGCCGAGCGTGTCGCAGCCATGTCCGACGGACAGCTGACCTTCAAGGTCTTTTCCGGCGGCGAGCTGGTGCCTCCCTTCGGCGTCGAGGACGCCGTCGAACAGGGGACCGCGGAGATCGGCCATTCAACACCCTATTACGCAGCCTCCAAGAACTCGGCCCTGCACTTCTTCTCTGCCGTGCCGTTCGGCATGACGGCGGTCGAGACAACCGCATGGCTGCGCTACGGCGGCGGTCAGGAACTCTGGGACGGCATTTATGCCGAACGCGGTCTGAAGCCGTTCTATTCTGGCAGTTCAGGTGTCCAGGCCGCCGGCTGGTTCAAGAACCCGGTGCAAAGCCTGAACGATCTCGCCGGCCTCAACATGCGCATTGCCGGCCTGGGGGGCGAAGCGATGCGCAAGCTCGGCGTCAATGCGGTGCTGTTGCCGCCTCCGGAAATCTTCCCGGCCTTCCAGTCCGGCGCCATTGATGCCGCCGAATGGGTCGGTCCGATGCTGGACCAGGCCTTCGGTCTGCAGAAAGTTGCCAAATACTGCTACGTGCCGGCCTTCCACGAACCTTCCGCCGCGCTGGAGATCGTGGTCAACAAGGAGGCCTATGACAGCCTGCCGGCCAACCTGCAGGCCATCATCGCAAATGCGGCCGAAGCCGCTTCGGTGGAGACCACTGCGCAGTTCGACTACTACAACGCCGTGGCGATGAAGAAGCTCAAGGACGAAGGTGTCACCTTCGCCGCCTTCCCGGACGATGTCATTGAGGCGCTCAAACCGGCCGTTGCCGAGGTCATGTCGGAAAATGCGGCCGCGAATCCGAAATTCGAGGAAGTCCAGAAGAGCTATGACGCCTTCCTGGATCTTGCCAAGGATTATGCGATCCAGGTGAAGGCCGCGACCTTTACCCAGAGGCTCTGA
- a CDS encoding TRAP transporter large permease, with protein MSADIVWLFVMALAVFTCILSGVPVLLAVAGAPTLIALLAAMAGDFDLLYFQAVPQRVFGIMSNPLLLAVPLFVFMGLILEKSRQAERMLKSLTTALGGHKAALALSVVLVSALIAASTGIIGATIVMLGTITLPALLSAGVNKHMSSGLICASGTLGQIIPPSIVLILLGDQVSNAYFEAQQEAGNFAPDPVTVGDLFAGALIPGLLLVALYGAYVLLRLRGSAAENDRENDRADVSALELVTNIAPTLGLIVAVLGSILVGIATPTEAASVGVAGAILIAASGRGGMPARLATACAGLAVLLLLLRRADLFGLDFDAGHISWSAVTLFSLMLTGAAFGLLLASSASLLRGGVLLQALKETVTITGMIFGIVMAASILSLVFRGFDGDEHVAELLNALPGGAWGMLVLTMLVIFLLGFILEFVEIIFIVVPIVGPIILQSDISPVWFAVLIAMNLQTSFLTPPFGFALFYFRSVAPAEIRTTDVYLAVIPFVAIQLLALGLVAAFPALATFLPEVLF; from the coding sequence TCATGGCCCTGGCGGTCTTTACCTGCATCCTCAGCGGAGTGCCCGTGCTTCTGGCTGTTGCCGGCGCCCCAACCTTGATTGCGCTTCTGGCTGCCATGGCAGGGGACTTCGACCTTCTGTATTTTCAGGCGGTTCCCCAGCGGGTCTTCGGCATCATGAGCAACCCCTTGCTGCTGGCGGTGCCGCTGTTTGTGTTCATGGGGCTGATCCTGGAAAAGTCCCGGCAGGCGGAACGCATGCTCAAGAGCCTGACCACGGCGCTCGGCGGCCACAAGGCGGCACTCGCGCTGTCGGTTGTCCTGGTCAGCGCCCTGATCGCCGCCTCGACCGGCATCATCGGGGCGACAATCGTCATGCTGGGGACGATCACGCTGCCCGCGCTGCTGTCTGCGGGCGTCAACAAGCACATGAGCAGCGGCCTGATCTGTGCCAGCGGCACGCTCGGCCAGATCATTCCACCCTCGATCGTGCTGATTCTCCTGGGAGACCAGGTCTCGAATGCCTATTTCGAAGCCCAGCAGGAAGCCGGCAATTTCGCGCCCGACCCGGTTACCGTCGGAGACCTGTTTGCCGGCGCCCTGATACCCGGCCTTCTGCTGGTTGCGCTTTACGGTGCCTATGTGTTGCTGCGGTTGCGCGGAAGCGCGGCGGAGAATGACCGGGAAAACGACCGGGCGGACGTGTCCGCTCTGGAACTGGTCACCAACATCGCGCCGACGCTCGGGCTGATCGTTGCGGTGCTCGGCAGCATTCTCGTGGGCATTGCAACGCCGACCGAAGCCGCCAGTGTCGGCGTGGCCGGGGCGATCCTGATCGCCGCATCCGGCCGTGGCGGGATGCCTGCGCGCCTGGCGACGGCCTGCGCGGGGCTGGCTGTGCTTCTGTTGCTGTTGCGCCGGGCAGACCTCTTCGGACTGGATTTCGATGCCGGCCATATCAGCTGGTCCGCCGTGACCTTGTTCTCCCTGATGCTGACAGGAGCCGCCTTTGGACTGCTGCTGGCGTCATCCGCCTCCTTGCTGCGCGGCGGCGTCCTGCTGCAGGCGCTGAAGGAGACCGTGACCATCACCGGCATGATTTTCGGCATCGTCATGGCCGCCAGCATTCTCTCGCTCGTGTTCCGCGGTTTCGATGGCGACGAACACGTGGCGGAATTGCTCAATGCGCTGCCGGGCGGAGCCTGGGGCATGCTGGTGCTGACCATGCTGGTCATCTTCCTGCTTGGCTTCATTCTGGAATTCGTTGAAATTATCTTCATCGTCGTGCCGATTGTCGGCCCGATCATCCTGCAATCGGATATCAGCCCGGTCTGGTTCGCGGTGCTGATTGCAATGAATCTGCAAACATCCTTCTTGACGCCGCCCTTCGGGTTTGCGCTCTTCTATTTCCGTTCGGTTGCCCCGGCGGAGATACGCACCACGGATGTGTATCTCGCGGTGATACCGTTCGTCGCAATTCAGCTGCTGGCCCTTGGGCTGGTCGCAGCCTTTCCGGCACTGGCAACCTTTTTGCCCGAGGTCCTGTTTTGA